The proteins below come from a single Parageobacillus thermoglucosidasius genomic window:
- a CDS encoding beta-propeller fold lactonase family protein codes for MKKWLWLCMLFILLLMGGCQSGKVFDAEPKVIRHEPVHSDNIVINKKGDTLYVANIDVHSVTIFNTKTKKKEAEIRVGKEPRQLALSPDEQWLYVSCMYDDRVDIISLKKKKVVGHLKTGIEPFGLLTSQDGQMLYVANYRSGTLSVFDLAKGEKKTEIKIGDRPRALALTADGKKLYVTQYLDAKISVVDTKQNRVLKEIALAPSPDKEDRKKSQGIPNTLEQIVIAPNGKKAYIPHLLTNIDTPINFEETVFPAISVIDLQNDVELTDERKELFEEINVTDVHNQTIIVSNPYDLAFQPDGSKAYAVMSGSEDLVVFDLQRGGNATQILRRIEGNNPRGIVISPDGKTLYVHNAMSHDLAIIKTGGNSPYAKAKAVKGTIRLIAKDSLSPLVREGKTIFYSANSDEFAINITGNNWMSCASCHSDGDINKLTLLTPKGPRNVPSNILATKTGLFMWDGSRDDFTDYIHTVQSEMGGMMSLDAGKPLPPDVQHMYDALLAYLDDPRSFPVPKSPYRHSDGSLTAKAEEGEKLFNGKGNCLSCHSGEYFTDSPKAVDANGRLTTANTDYLHDIGTANPGDKPSAGDARAHFTNPRTPKQWDTPTLRGVWATAPYLHDGSAKTIEEAIERHQTKEVKTLTPGEIAAIAEYVRSLQ; via the coding sequence ATGAAAAAGTGGCTATGGCTATGTATGTTGTTTATTCTGTTGCTGATGGGAGGCTGTCAATCGGGCAAGGTTTTTGACGCAGAACCGAAAGTGATTCGCCATGAACCGGTCCATAGCGATAATATTGTGATAAACAAAAAGGGAGATACATTGTACGTCGCCAACATTGACGTTCATTCCGTCACCATTTTTAATACGAAAACGAAAAAAAAGGAAGCGGAAATCCGGGTCGGCAAAGAGCCACGGCAGCTCGCTTTAAGCCCTGATGAGCAGTGGCTGTACGTTTCCTGCATGTATGACGACCGCGTCGATATCATTTCGTTAAAAAAGAAAAAAGTCGTCGGCCATTTGAAAACGGGAATCGAGCCGTTTGGCTTGCTGACAAGCCAAGACGGTCAAATGCTCTATGTGGCAAATTATCGTTCTGGCACTTTATCGGTATTCGATTTGGCGAAAGGAGAAAAGAAAACAGAAATAAAAATCGGTGACCGGCCGCGCGCGCTCGCTTTAACCGCCGATGGAAAAAAATTATATGTGACACAATATTTAGATGCCAAAATTAGTGTAGTGGACACGAAACAAAACCGTGTTCTGAAAGAAATTGCGCTCGCTCCGTCACCGGACAAAGAAGACCGCAAAAAAAGCCAGGGCATTCCAAATACGTTGGAACAAATCGTGATAGCGCCTAATGGAAAAAAAGCGTATATTCCTCATTTACTGACGAATATTGACACGCCAATTAACTTTGAAGAAACGGTGTTTCCGGCGATTTCTGTGATTGATTTGCAAAACGATGTTGAGCTGACAGACGAACGTAAAGAACTGTTTGAAGAAATTAATGTAACGGATGTCCACAATCAAACGATCATTGTTTCCAACCCTTATGATCTTGCTTTTCAACCTGATGGAAGCAAAGCGTATGCGGTCATGTCGGGAAGCGAAGATTTGGTTGTCTTTGATTTGCAGCGCGGAGGAAACGCAACGCAAATTTTGCGGCGCATTGAAGGAAATAATCCGCGCGGGATTGTCATTTCCCCAGATGGCAAAACATTGTACGTGCATAACGCGATGAGCCATGATCTTGCCATTATTAAAACAGGGGGAAACAGCCCGTACGCTAAAGCAAAAGCGGTGAAGGGAACGATCCGTTTAATTGCTAAAGATTCGTTATCGCCGCTTGTGCGTGAAGGAAAAACGATCTTTTATAGCGCCAATAGCGATGAATTTGCGATAAACATTACCGGGAATAACTGGATGAGTTGCGCATCTTGCCATAGCGACGGCGACATCAATAAACTTACCTTGTTGACGCCGAAAGGCCCGCGCAATGTTCCAAGCAACATTTTAGCGACGAAAACGGGACTGTTTATGTGGGACGGTTCACGTGATGATTTTACCGATTATATTCATACTGTGCAGAGCGAGATGGGCGGAATGATGAGCCTCGATGCTGGAAAACCGCTGCCTCCGGATGTGCAGCATATGTATGACGCGCTGCTTGCTTATTTAGATGATCCAAGGTCGTTTCCGGTTCCTAAAAGCCCGTACCGCCATTCGGACGGAAGCTTGACAGCGAAAGCGGAGGAAGGAGAAAAGCTTTTTAATGGCAAAGGAAATTGCCTCAGCTGCCACAGCGGCGAATATTTCACCGATAGCCCTAAAGCGGTTGATGCCAACGGACGTTTGACGACGGCGAATACGGATTATTTGCATGACATCGGTACGGCCAATCCGGGCGATAAGCCGTCTGCCGGTGATGCAAGGGCGCATTTTACAAATCCGCGCACACCGAAGCAATGGGATACCCCAACATTGCGCGGTGTATGGGCGACCGCCCCGTACTTGCATGACGGCAGCGCAAAAACGATTGAAGAAGCGATAGAGCGCCATCAGACAAAAGAAGTGAAAACGTTGACACCGGGTGAAATTGCGGCGATTGCGGAATATGTGCGTTCACTGCAATAA